From Permianibacter aggregans, a single genomic window includes:
- a CDS encoding glutaredoxin family protein, producing MMTIFKKNIITTILCGVCLYALSVVLTKSFIEGGFFGTDNNISVTNSDMTRLFDGAPNKVRVIVYTVDWCAACKASKEWLTENRINYWEKNIEYSDEAREEFNKLGVSEVPVIVTRKNLIMGYNGDLLKDILLERD from the coding sequence ATGATGACTATATTCAAAAAAAACATCATTACCACGATCTTATGTGGTGTCTGCCTCTATGCTTTAAGCGTTGTTCTTACAAAAAGCTTTATTGAAGGTGGATTTTTTGGCACGGACAATAATATCTCTGTCACTAACTCGGATATGACAAGACTTTTTGATGGGGCGCCTAACAAGGTCAGGGTTATTGTTTACACAGTTGACTGGTGTGCTGCGTGTAAAGCATCAAAAGAGTGGCTCACTGAAAATCGAATTAATTACTGGGAAAAAAATATAGAATATTCTGACGAGGCTCGAGAAGAGTTCAATAAACTTGGGGTCTCCGAAGTTCCTGTTATTGTAACTAGAAAAAACCTAATTATGGGATACAACGGCGATTTACTCAAAGATATACTTCTGGAGAGAGATTAG
- a CDS encoding glutamine synthetase family protein: MSLDAIHLTPPTIHNNAELIDWLRELRIDEVECLVPDINGVMRGKIVPRGEFIESLDGDGLRLPEHALIQGVTGDSDSHSKVAAGVDLDIYMVPDPATVRIVPWYEVPTAQIICDAFNKQRELVPFAPRSVLKRILANYSERNWKPVVAPELEFYLVEKNTDPDLPLNVPTGLSGRKEAGRQAYGIEASNEYDPVVNLIYDYCDACGINIGTVAHEAGPAQLEINFKHGDPLAIADQVFMFKRVVRKAAQKYDMYATFMAQPHESEPGSAMHIHQSIVDKQRGINIFANDSGDDTELLMHYIAGLQHYVEHATALFCPNVNSFRRMRLESDAPINLHWGRDNRTCGLRVPDSSRHARRVENRIGGADSNPYIAFAATLACGLIGLTEQRQPGPMTTGDAHELAFTLPRHLTEALSKLDACLPLRSMLSDRFVDAFIEVKNLEMNTYNRVVSSWERNYLLLSI, encoded by the coding sequence ATGAGCCTGGATGCCATACACCTGACCCCGCCGACCATCCATAACAATGCTGAGCTGATCGACTGGCTGCGCGAATTGCGCATCGACGAAGTCGAATGCCTGGTGCCGGATATCAACGGCGTCATGCGTGGCAAAATCGTCCCGCGCGGCGAATTTATTGAAAGCCTCGATGGTGATGGCCTGCGCTTGCCGGAACACGCGCTGATTCAAGGCGTGACTGGCGACAGCGACAGTCACAGCAAAGTTGCTGCGGGCGTGGATCTGGATATCTACATGGTGCCGGATCCGGCAACGGTGCGAATCGTGCCGTGGTATGAGGTGCCGACCGCGCAAATCATCTGCGATGCGTTCAATAAACAGCGTGAGCTGGTGCCATTCGCGCCGCGTTCAGTGCTGAAGCGCATTCTGGCTAACTATAGCGAGCGCAACTGGAAGCCGGTGGTCGCGCCGGAGCTGGAGTTTTATCTGGTTGAAAAAAACACCGATCCGGATCTGCCATTGAATGTTCCAACCGGCTTATCCGGCCGCAAAGAAGCGGGTCGTCAGGCTTATGGTATTGAAGCTTCAAACGAATACGATCCGGTCGTCAATTTGATTTACGACTACTGCGATGCCTGCGGTATCAACATCGGCACCGTCGCCCACGAAGCAGGGCCGGCACAACTCGAAATCAACTTCAAACATGGCGACCCGCTGGCCATTGCCGATCAGGTATTCATGTTCAAACGTGTAGTCCGTAAAGCCGCGCAAAAGTACGACATGTACGCGACGTTCATGGCCCAGCCGCACGAATCCGAACCAGGTTCGGCGATGCATATTCACCAGTCGATTGTCGATAAACAGCGCGGTATAAATATTTTCGCCAACGACAGCGGCGATGACACCGAACTGCTGATGCACTACATCGCCGGCCTGCAACACTATGTTGAACACGCCACCGCATTATTCTGTCCGAACGTTAACTCATTCCGCAGAATGCGCCTGGAAAGCGATGCGCCCATCAACCTGCATTGGGGCCGCGACAACCGCACCTGCGGCTTGCGTGTACCCGATTCCAGCCGCCACGCCCGCCGAGTTGAAAACCGCATTGGTGGTGCTGACAGCAATCCGTATATCGCGTTTGCGGCGACGCTGGCTTGCGGCTTGATTGGCCTGACCGAACAGCGCCAACCGGGCCCGATGACCACCGGCGATGCCCATGAACTGGCGTTTACCTTGCCACGTCATTTGACCGAAGCGCTGAGTAAGCTCGATGCCTGTTTACCGCTACGCAGCATGTTGAGCGATCGCTTTGTTGATGCGTTTATCGAAGTGAAGAACCTGGAGATGAATACCTATAATCGGGTGGTCAGTTCCTGGGAGCGGAATTATTTGTTGTTGAGTATCTGA
- a CDS encoding serine hydrolase domain-containing protein has translation MFVLLVLLSASCGGGSNSSNPPPEPVQYVYQTPSAIGDGWQVGSLSEVGINQAMVETTINRILQNQIKYRYIDALLIARNGKLVFEKRFRTQFDFTDNWAGNRDVNLHVLNSVTKSYASTLVGIAIDKGYLPSVDLNVHDYYWDKQPIANWTAEKASITLDNWLTMQSGYLWDEWTIPYLDARNVHEQMINSPDPTKFLLDRPMVSVPGTTFAYSTGVSYMLGDIVRRASGQSIAAFMEQNLFQPLQIQTYDAWMTEGQIHMGAALYLSIRDMAKLGQLFLDDGVWNGQQIVSSAWVAKATEQRVTEPNFGYGYQWWMTTFTANGRAYQSYYADGFGGQHIFVLPELNAVIAFNGSAYTDEQREQRSVRQILEQDLIPAMLAAP, from the coding sequence ATGTTTGTTTTGCTGGTGCTCTTGAGTGCATCTTGCGGTGGTGGTAGCAACTCTTCGAATCCGCCGCCTGAGCCGGTCCAGTATGTTTATCAGACGCCAAGCGCCATCGGTGATGGTTGGCAGGTTGGCTCGCTGTCGGAAGTTGGTATCAATCAAGCGATGGTTGAAACTACCATCAATCGCATTCTGCAAAACCAAATCAAGTATCGCTACATCGACGCTTTACTCATCGCCCGTAACGGCAAACTGGTGTTTGAAAAGCGCTTCCGCACTCAGTTCGACTTCACCGATAACTGGGCCGGCAATCGCGATGTCAATCTGCATGTGCTGAACTCAGTGACGAAGAGCTATGCCTCAACCTTGGTCGGCATTGCCATCGACAAAGGCTATTTGCCGTCTGTTGATCTGAATGTGCATGACTATTACTGGGACAAGCAGCCGATAGCGAACTGGACGGCGGAGAAAGCCAGTATCACGCTCGATAACTGGCTGACGATGCAAAGCGGTTACTTGTGGGATGAGTGGACGATTCCCTACCTCGATGCGCGCAATGTCCATGAGCAGATGATCAACTCACCCGATCCAACGAAATTTCTGCTCGACCGGCCGATGGTCAGCGTACCTGGCACGACATTCGCTTATTCCACCGGCGTTTCCTACATGCTCGGCGACATTGTTCGTCGCGCCAGTGGCCAAAGCATTGCCGCGTTCATGGAGCAGAATTTGTTTCAACCGCTGCAAATTCAAACCTACGACGCCTGGATGACCGAAGGGCAAATCCATATGGGCGCAGCGTTGTATCTCAGCATTCGCGATATGGCCAAACTTGGCCAACTCTTTCTCGATGACGGCGTTTGGAACGGCCAGCAAATTGTTTCCAGCGCTTGGGTGGCAAAAGCCACCGAACAGCGGGTAACCGAGCCGAATTTCGGTTATGGCTATCAGTGGTGGATGACGACATTCACGGCAAATGGTCGCGCTTACCAAAGTTATTACGCCGATGGTTTTGGCGGCCAACATATTTTCGTGTTGCCGGAACTGAACGCGGTCATCGCCTTTAACGGCAGCGCTTATACCGATGAGCAGCGCGAGCAACGCAGCGTCCGTCAAATTCTGGAGCAAGACCTCATTCCGGCGATGCTCGCGGCGCCCTGA
- the lipA gene encoding lipoyl synthase, with product MDKPVKAVPGEKLRAADKLARIPVKIEPLEQMPRKPDWIRVRLPSGDQINKVKNMLRDNKLHTVCEEASCPNLPECFSHGTATFMIMGDICTRRCAFCDVAHGRPLALDPNEPLHMAETIQKMGLKYVVITSVDRDDLRDGGAQHFVDCIVEARKLNPNTKLEVLVPDFRGRMDVALDIFANGLPDVFNHNLETVPHLYKAVRPGSDYQHSMDLLKKFKERYPGIPTKSGLMLGLGETNEQIVETLKDMRKHEIDWLTLGQYLAPSRHHFPVKRFVTPKEFDELGAIAKDLGFSNVASGPMVRSSYHADKQAAGEKVS from the coding sequence ATGGACAAGCCAGTCAAAGCCGTTCCCGGTGAAAAACTTCGTGCCGCCGACAAGCTGGCACGTATTCCGGTGAAGATTGAGCCACTGGAACAAATGCCGCGCAAACCCGACTGGATTCGCGTGCGCCTGCCGTCTGGCGATCAGATCAACAAAGTCAAAAACATGTTGCGTGATAACAAGCTGCATACCGTTTGTGAAGAAGCCAGTTGCCCGAACCTGCCGGAATGTTTCAGTCACGGTACCGCCACGTTCATGATCATGGGCGACATCTGCACCCGTCGCTGCGCGTTCTGCGATGTCGCCCACGGTCGGCCGCTGGCACTGGATCCAAACGAGCCGCTGCACATGGCGGAAACCATCCAGAAAATGGGTTTGAAATACGTTGTCATTACGTCCGTTGATCGCGACGATTTACGCGACGGCGGCGCCCAACATTTTGTCGATTGCATTGTTGAAGCGCGCAAGTTGAATCCGAACACGAAACTGGAAGTATTGGTGCCGGATTTTCGCGGTCGTATGGACGTCGCACTCGATATATTCGCCAACGGTTTGCCGGACGTGTTCAATCACAACCTGGAAACGGTGCCGCATTTATACAAGGCTGTGCGTCCAGGCAGTGATTATCAGCACTCGATGGATTTGTTGAAAAAGTTCAAAGAGCGTTACCCTGGCATTCCAACCAAATCGGGTTTGATGTTGGGCCTCGGTGAAACCAACGAGCAAATCGTGGAAACGCTGAAAGACATGCGCAAGCATGAGATCGACTGGCTGACGCTGGGGCAATACCTGGCGCCATCGCGGCACCATTTCCCGGTCAAGCGTTTCGTCACGCCAAAAGAATTCGATGAGCTTGGTGCCATCGCCAAGGATTTAGGTTTCAGCAATGTCGCCTCGGGGCCGATGGTGCGCTCGTCATATCACGCTGATAAACAAGCCGCCGGCGAAAAAGTTTCCTGA
- the lipB gene encoding lipoyl(octanoyl) transferase LipB translates to MTHDVIIRQLGRQAYEPIWQAMKTFTDSRDDDTCDEFWLVEHERVFTQGQAGKAEHVLAPGDIPVVKVDRGGQVTYHGPGQQVVYFMLDLRRKKLGVRELVTALEMAVVDTCAHWGIAAAPRAEAPGVYVQSGAKMCSIGLRVRKGCTFHGIAFNIDMDLEPFLRINPCGYQGLAMTTVAKEGGPAELGTIEPILIKALMQRLGYNAARHETGLAATAA, encoded by the coding sequence ATGACGCACGATGTCATCATTCGTCAGCTCGGTCGCCAAGCTTATGAGCCGATCTGGCAGGCGATGAAAACCTTTACCGATAGCCGTGACGATGACACCTGCGATGAATTCTGGCTGGTCGAGCACGAGCGCGTATTCACCCAAGGGCAGGCCGGCAAAGCTGAGCATGTATTGGCGCCCGGTGATATTCCGGTGGTCAAAGTCGATCGCGGCGGCCAGGTGACTTATCACGGCCCTGGACAGCAAGTGGTTTACTTCATGCTGGATTTGCGCCGCAAAAAACTCGGTGTACGCGAATTGGTCACTGCGCTGGAAATGGCTGTCGTCGATACTTGCGCGCACTGGGGCATTGCCGCCGCACCGCGCGCCGAAGCGCCCGGCGTTTACGTGCAAAGCGGCGCCAAAATGTGTTCGATTGGCCTACGTGTGCGCAAAGGCTGCACCTTTCACGGCATCGCGTTCAATATCGATATGGATTTAGAGCCTTTTCTGCGGATAAACCCTTGCGGGTACCAGGGACTTGCCATGACTACCGTGGCGAAAGAGGGCGGACCAGCTGAGCTTGGTACGATAGAACCGATCCTGATAAAGGCCTTGATGCAACGTCTAGGCTATAATGCCGCCCGTCATGAAACCGGTTTGGCTGCAACCGCCGCCTGA
- a CDS encoding YbeD family protein produces the protein MSEQQPDVWQFPCLIALKVIGDDREDFEIDVVTAVQSVIPGDYRTKSMPSTNGRFISITVPVHVHSREQVQALFAAARAVTGVRIVL, from the coding sequence ATGAGTGAACAGCAACCCGATGTCTGGCAATTTCCGTGTTTGATTGCGCTGAAAGTGATCGGCGATGATCGCGAGGATTTCGAGATCGATGTCGTGACCGCCGTGCAGTCGGTGATTCCCGGTGATTACCGAACCAAATCGATGCCAAGCACCAATGGCCGTTTCATTTCGATTACGGTGCCGGTGCACGTGCATTCGCGCGAACAGGTTCAAGCCTTGTTCGCCGCGGCGCGTGCCGTGACCGGCGTACGGATTGTGCTGTAA